ACGCTGAGTAGCCTAATAGCCTTTATGTATGTTCTGTTTTCTATACTAAAACAACGCAGTTTCTATTGTGTAAGGAAGTTTCCTTCTGACAACCCACCGGATtgatacaaagaaaatagtaTCACGTGGTTATCATAGTTGTGACTGCTGATAGTGCGGGTAATATGATCTGTCAAATTCCAATGTGAAATGATTAATATGAGATATACTAATTGTTACTTCCCTCATTTAGTCCATGACTATCGGATTATGCACTTTGAAGTTGCTATCCAATACAGATTACTATCGAGGTAGAGTTGCCGATATACTTTGCATATCTCACAAACACTGTTACTACAATATAGCTATATCTTTTATTCTACTTGCTAAGATTTAAATCATGGGGTTATTTTTTGATTCCCCGGGCTCAAACTTGTATTTGCCTTGCTTTACACTTGTTGACGCACCTAAGCTTGTCCCACTACCTGGTGTATCGTACAAGGTTTCATTTGAGAGAGATTCTATTATACATGTGCTATCTGAGTTCAAACGAAATAATTCATTCAAGAATAATCATCTATTGGACAAAATCAACACGGCTATTGCTCAGAACGAAATAGTAGTCGATAATTCAGTTGTGAATTCATGCAAACAGTTCCATAAGAAGTACGGCTCTGATAATAGCAATAATGACGCAGAAGTTCAGATGTACATAGTTCTTTTACCCTTTGAAGCCGTGAATAACTCTGTTGGAGCTGCTTCAAGAATAACTGCAATTCAGGTGGAAGATGACACCATTACAATTACGTTCAAATCAGTCGCAAGagttgaaaacaaacaacCTCTATTGAATATGCAACATAGTTTATGGAAATCCAGCATCCTAGAAATTGACGATCGCTCAGAACTACGGACCTGGGATCATAAAAGCATTAACAAAAGCATTTTGAGTTTCGTGAAGATATTTTACGACACAGACAAAATAATCAAAGacttcaaatcaaaatacTCATTAGCATCCAAGAGATCAGGTGATATAGATTCTAGGGTCTTATATCTTTCTCCCTTAGCGAACACTCTTTTCATGCAGTTAAATGGGTCTCACTTTAACAAGTCTTGGAAATTATTGAAGGCTTATCTAGAGCAACTCACTGTGCTTGAAAGGAATTATGACACCTGCTTTGAATTAGTTTCAATGATGGACTTGGTAATGAGTATACTACCTATGTCATTGAAACAACGCTTAGACTTTCTCACTGCGAAGAAACTCAAATCAAGGGCAATTTTATTCTCCACATGCGTCCAAGACTTCCAacaaattttcaaaaagcTTGATGATAGCGTGGATTATGTAAATAATCACTTCTCCAATTCTTCGAATAATGACAAGTCCAAGTTAATTGCAAATCAATTGAGAGCTTTAAGGTTTTATATCGATGATATTAAAAGGAATAACTCCAGCGTTATACTGAAGGCAAATTCCGAAAAAGAACGTACAGACGTCACATCCCCAAAcaagtttttgaaaacCAGTTCGAGTCACGATGAAGATTCTGATTCAAATGAcgaaatggaacaaattAAGTCTTTTATCGACTCCTTGgaggaaaaaaatgttCATCCTGACGGTATCAAACTGTTACAAAAGGACTTCAAACGGTTCATGAAGATGACTCCTCAGAATGCCGATTACCAAGTTCTAAGAAACTATTTTGACATTGTGATGGACATTCCGTTTGGAAAAACTGTCAATATCTCAACTATAGATTTGGCAAAAAGTAGAGCAAAATTAAATGAGGATCACTATGGATTGCAAAGTGTTAAGCGCAGGCTAGTAGAATATCTCAGTGTCTTAAAGATATCCGAGATTTCTACCAATGATCCAAACCTTAATACCGACCTTCATCCTAAGAAAGACAGGGCTTCTATCAATAAGCCGCCTATCCTTTTGTTGGTCGGTCCTCCTGGTGTGGGTAAAACATCTATTGCTAAGAGCGTTGCTGATGTTTTAGGTCgaaaattccaaagaatATCTCTCGGTGGTATACATAACGAAGCAGAAATTAGGGGTCATAGGAGAACATATGTGGGTTCGATGTGTGGTTTGATCATTGGTGCTTTAAGAAAAGCGGGTACAATGAATCCCTTAATTCTTTTAGATGAAGTAGATAAAGTATTGAGTGGAGGGGTTGGTGGATTTGGTAACAGAGTTAATGGGGATCCCGGCGCCGCACTATTGGAAGTATTAGACCCTGAACAGAACTCTACCTTCTCGGATCATTATGTAGGATTTCCTGTTGATCTTTCACaagttttgtttttctgtaCTGCAAATGATCTCGAAGGCATCAGCGAACCTCTTTTGAACCGTATGGAGCTAATTGAGCTTCCTGGATATACTCcagatgaaaaaattatgaTTGGCTCCAAATTTCTCTTGCCTAAACAGATAAAAGCGAATGGTCTTGATGCCATTAAAGAGCTACCTAAAATTTACTTGACAGATGAGGCATGGAACTGTGTTGTCTTAGAGTACACGAGGGAACCGGGTGTTCGTGGATTGGAACGAAGAATTGGTGCTATAGTTAGGGGTAAAGTTGTTGAATACGTGGAGAACAAAATGATACAGGGTGAAGTGGACAAAGAACATTTATACAAGTACCTTGGTCTTGCACACCATCCAATTTCAGAGGAGATTCTTGCTCCAACTGAGCATTCAGAGAAATTTGGTGTTGTCAATGGATTATCCTATAATTCGGACGGCAGTGGCAGTGTATTGCTATTTGAAGTGATAAAGATCCATACAGATGAGAGTGGAGCTACAAACGGCCCATATATAAAGACCACAGGTAATCTAGGAAACATCCTAGAGGAATCCATCAAGATTGCAACAAGTTTTGTGAAACATATACTTTTCCGTGGGTTGATTCCTGGCGTGAACGAGAAGgatatcaatgaatttCTCACATCTGAATATCACCTCCACGTTCCAATGGGCGCTGTATCAAAGGATGGACCCAGCGCAGGCGCTGCAATATCCTTAGCAATCCTTTCTTGCGCTTTGAAGAGACCTGTTTCTCCTAAACTCTGTATGACGGGGGAGATAACGCTTCGAGGTAAGATCTTGCCTATCGGTGGAATCAAAGAGAAACTATTGGGGGCACAATTTTACCACATGAATCACGTCCTAGTACCCTCGGCTAACCTATCTGACGTTGTTCAAGCCGTCTCTACGGACAATCAAGAGCAATACGAAATATATATGGACCGTTCGAGACAACCAGAACTACAGAAACTCAAGGACAAGACACAACTACAATTACACTACTGTTCCGATTTCTTCGATGTAGTCAAGTATACCTGGCCTGAACTACTGAATAAAGAAGTGTCACACAGCAGACCATCTTTGTAATTGAGTGTGGCAAGTACGTACGCATATATATGTCGAATAAGAACAAGAGCTTGGCTATGCTTCCTGTTATTCAGGCAAACTCATATTTAAGACAATAAGGGAATGAATAACAACTAGAAACATTTTAGTTCTTTACTTCCCATAGTATTAAGTCCAGTTGCAGCCAAGCACCACTTTCTCAGTACAGTCTTCCACGATAATGTTTGTTCGcgtcctttttttttttttttctttctttctttttcggTTCGTGTCAGGAATGAAGCTCTAAAGAAACTTCGCATGGTCGAATCGAGAAATTCAGaactgaagaaatcatgAAATTCAGAGGATGAGAAACCGGTGGATGATGTTTTAAAATAGACTTTGATCTGTAAGGAACAGACATTTATCAAGggaagcagaagaagagggATAACTGGCAAATAATTGGCTAGCTGGCAAATGGGCGAAGGGCTTATCAAATTttaaacaaagaataacCTAACCTCACGTCTGTCGGTGAAAAAGCGTTAATAAAGGAAAATAGATCAGGATTTTAATTTCGGTCCGTGGGAAATACTGTGcttattttgatttgatctgACTTCTGAATTAgtaaaggaaaagaagcCCTTATTATTCATTTAGTTGGTTAGAAAGTGTTGAACGCTTGATAACTTATACTTTTTTCCAGCTAAgctttctcttttgaagatgaacatGGTAATAAGGCTGTGGGTGCTTTTGTCCCTTCTTGTATCAAATGTGTTTGCTAGACGTAGTTTGATTGCTACCTCGTTGGTATCATGTATGGATAACTCTGAGTTAACGGCTAACAGTTTTGATGTGGTCTTCAACCCGGATGACGGATCATTGCGTTATACTTTGGATATAACTACCGATATCAATGGGTACGTCATTGCTCATGCTGAGGTGTACGCATACGGattcaatattattaaCAGACAGATTGATCCCTGTGATTCAGATTGGAAACAGTTCTGTCCTTTATACCCTGGAGTGATTGAAATCGATTCAGTCGAATATATATCTGATGAGTATGTCGATATGATCCCAGGGATTGCATACCAGGTGCCCGATATCGATGCGTACCTTAAGCTTATTGTGGTGGAACGTGATACGAATGGGATCGTTGCCTGTATTCAAgctttcttttctaatgGGAAGACAGTCTCGCAAACGGGTGTCAAATGGGCCACTGCTGTTATCGCTGGTATCGGGTTGTTGACTTCTGCATTGCTATCCGCCTTCGGTAACTCTAACGCTGCTTCACATGTGGCTGCCAATACTATGTCGCTTTTCTTGTATTTCCAATCGGTGACTGTGTTCGCCATGGAACATGTTAACACTGTGCCTCCTATCGCCGCTGCTTGGTCCGAAAACTTGATGTGGTCCATGGGATTGATCCGTGTCACTTTCATGcaaaaaattttcagaTGGTATGTTCAAGCCACTGGTGGCACTCCGACTCTATACTTAACCTCAAAGACAATTTCTGTTTTGGTTCAAAGATCCCTAGAATATCTGGAAAGTACCCGCATCTATAAGCGTGCGGCAGAAGTCTTGTATGGTAATTCCAACGTTCTAATCTTCAGAGGTATTAAACGTTTAGGTTACAGTGCCAACATCGAAATTACTTCTATCGTTGCTACTGGGTTAACATTCTTTATATTATGTGGGTATTTCCTATTTGGGTTGATCATTTGCGCCAAATATGTCGTCGAACTATGTATCAGAGCCGGATGGTTGAAAAACTCGAGGTTCATCGATTTCAGAAAGCATTGGAAGATCATATTGAAGGGTGCTCTTCTGCGTTACATTTACATTGgtttcattcaaattaCTATTTTATGTTTCTGGgaatttattcaaagagattCGCCGGCTCTCATTGTATTGAGTTGTCTATTCATCATTATGGTTTATGGTATCCTCGGTTATGTGTCACTCAgaacaatttcttttgctAAACGATCTATTCAGTTACACAACAATCCAGCTGCTATTTTATATGGTGACCAGAGGGTCTTGAACAAATACGGTTTCTTCTATACTATGTTTTCCGCcaattattattattggtCCTGCGTTATTATGGCCCAAAACTTTGTCAAAGGTGCGTTCATCGCATTCGCGCAAGCTTCAGGTAAAACTCAAGCTCTTGCTTTGTTTATTATTGATTTGGCCTACTTCGCAGCcatcatcaaattcaaaccaTATTTGGATCGTGCCACAAATATCCTCAAcattttgatttcaacagTCACCTTAGTGAACTCATTCCtattcttgtttttctCTGATTTGTTTGGGCAACCTCAGCCAGTGGCCTCGATTATGGCTTGggtcttcttcattatgAACGCTGCATTctctttgattttattgatTCTAATTCTTGT
The genomic region above belongs to Kluyveromyces lactis strain NRRL Y-1140 chromosome B complete sequence and contains:
- a CDS encoding uncharacterized protein (weakly similar to uniprot|P36775 Saccharomyces cerevisiae YBL022C PIM1 Mitochondrial ATP-dependent protease involved in intramitochondrial proteolysis involved in degradation of misfolded proteins in mitochondria required for bigenesis and maintenance of mitochondria); the encoded protein is MGLFFDSPGSNLYLPCFTLVDAPKLVPLPGVSYKVSFERDSIIHVLSEFKRNNSFKNNHLLDKINTAIAQNEIVVDNSVVNSCKQFHKKYGSDNSNNDAEVQMYIVLLPFEAVNNSVGAASRITAIQVEDDTITITFKSVARVENKQPLLNMQHSLWKSSILEIDDRSELRTWDHKSINKSILSFVKIFYDTDKIIKDFKSKYSLASKRSGDIDSRVLYLSPLANTLFMQLNGSHFNKSWKLLKAYLEQLTVLERNYDTCFELVSMMDLVMSILPMSLKQRLDFLTAKKLKSRAILFSTCVQDFQQIFKKLDDSVDYVNNHFSNSSNNDKSKLIANQLRALRFYIDDIKRNNSSVILKANSEKERTDVTSPNKFLKTSSSHDEDSDSNDEMEQIKSFIDSLEEKNVHPDGIKLLQKDFKRFMKMTPQNADYQVLRNYFDIVMDIPFGKTVNISTIDLAKSRAKLNEDHYGLQSVKRRLVEYLSVLKISEISTNDPNLNTDLHPKKDRASINKPPILLLVGPPGVGKTSIAKSVADVLGRKFQRISLGGIHNEAEIRGHRRTYVGSMCGLIIGALRKAGTMNPLILLDEVDKVLSGGVGGFGNRVNGDPGAALLEVLDPEQNSTFSDHYVGFPVDLSQVLFFCTANDLEGISEPLLNRMELIELPGYTPDEKIMIGSKFLLPKQIKANGLDAIKELPKIYLTDEAWNCVVLEYTREPGVRGLERRIGAIVRGKVVEYVENKMIQGEVDKEHLYKYLGLAHHPISEEILAPTEHSEKFGVVNGLSYNSDGSGSVLLFEVIKIHTDESGATNGPYIKTTGNLGNILEESIKIATSFVKHILFRGLIPGVNEKDINEFLTSEYHLHVPMGAVSKDGPSAGAAISLAILSCALKRPVSPKLCMTGEITLRGKILPIGGIKEKLLGAQFYHMNHVLVPSANLSDVVQAVSTDNQEQYEIYMDRSRQPELQKLKDKTQLQLHYCSDFFDVVKYTWPELLNKEVSHSRPSL
- a CDS encoding transient receptor potential ion channel family protein (similar to uniprot|Q08967 Saccharomyces cerevisiae YPL221W BOP1 Protein of unknown function overproduction suppresses a pam1 slv3 double null mutation), with the translated sequence MNMVIRLWVLLSLLVSNVFARRSLIATSLVSCMDNSELTANSFDVVFNPDDGSLRYTLDITTDINGYVIAHAEVYAYGFNIINRQIDPCDSDWKQFCPLYPGVIEIDSVEYISDEYVDMIPGIAYQVPDIDAYLKLIVVERDTNGIVACIQAFFSNGKTVSQTGVKWATAVIAGIGLLTSALLSAFGNSNAASHVAANTMSLFLYFQSVTVFAMEHVNTVPPIAAAWSENLMWSMGLIRVTFMQKIFRWYVQATGGTPTLYLTSKTISVLVQRSLEYLESTRIYKRAAEVLYGNSNVLIFRGIKRLGYSANIEITSIVATGLTFFILCGYFLFGLIICAKYVVELCIRAGWLKNSRFIDFRKHWKIILKGALLRYIYIGFIQITILCFWEFIQRDSPALIVLSCLFIIMVYGILGYVSLRTISFAKRSIQLHNNPAAILYGDQRVLNKYGFFYTMFSANYYYWSCVIMAQNFVKGAFIAFAQASGKTQALALFIIDLAYFAAIIKFKPYLDRATNILNILISTVTLVNSFLFLFFSDLFGQPQPVASIMAWVFFIMNAAFSLILLILILVYVGFVIFSKNPDVRFKPANDDRTSFQRQSANVGAMDKSVADELMALGTVAKEHDGDWQEMLVTQGQQNTESSTDNLNDEKLEAAEEANISRKHSFKDKILRKMSLRRNKSTSSRLTAGNRQATVTASHLSGDSSSESETPIVKTIKGTHTRAVSEAENGLIDNSSDFDFVTDTQLDTPTASPHRKTSISDSINFNSTTDMNATSSTDIFQHNNNSYYKL